In one window of Culturomica massiliensis DNA:
- the mnmE gene encoding tRNA uridine-5-carboxymethylaminomethyl(34) synthesis GTPase MnmE, which translates to MLDEAVICAISTAPGTGAIAVVRLSGKGCFALADEVFISPSGKKLADCLPNTVHFGQLQEGEDVIDEVLVAVFRAPHSFTGEDSVEISCHGSVYIQQRILQLLVNKGARLAAPGEFTQRAFLNGKMDLSQAEAVADLIASSSSAAHKMALRQMKGGFSAELIKLRAELLHITSLLELELDFSEEDVEFADRSELRRIAGNIEKLLTRLCRSFSLGNVIKNGVPVAIVGNTNVGKSTLLNTLLKEDKAIVSDVAGTTRDTIEDTINLQGIAFRFIDTAGIRHTDDIVENIGIERTFAKIGEASVVLLLTDLSRGADCFESYYSQVKEKISPEAELLIVLNKTDKAQDILTTLETIKLLTSGEKIIAISAKTGANLEQLTDELVNTVNTHALHTGDVIVSNIRHYEALSHARDAVIRAIAGLDSGLSGEFISQDIRECLHYLGEITGEITTDEVLGNIFKHFCIGK; encoded by the coding sequence ATGTTGGATGAAGCAGTAATTTGTGCTATTTCTACGGCTCCGGGTACCGGAGCTATTGCCGTTGTACGTCTGTCCGGAAAGGGGTGTTTTGCTTTGGCAGATGAGGTTTTTATTTCTCCCTCGGGGAAAAAGTTGGCGGATTGTTTGCCTAACACCGTACATTTCGGACAATTGCAGGAGGGGGAAGATGTCATCGATGAAGTACTGGTTGCGGTATTTCGCGCTCCGCATTCTTTTACGGGAGAAGACTCCGTAGAGATTTCCTGTCACGGTTCTGTTTATATTCAACAGCGTATATTGCAATTGTTAGTAAATAAAGGGGCACGCCTTGCGGCTCCCGGTGAATTTACCCAGCGGGCTTTCCTGAATGGGAAAATGGATCTTTCACAGGCGGAGGCGGTAGCCGACCTGATCGCTTCTTCTTCTTCGGCTGCGCATAAAATGGCTCTCCGGCAAATGAAAGGCGGTTTTTCGGCAGAATTGATAAAATTGCGGGCCGAATTACTGCATATCACTTCTTTATTGGAACTGGAACTGGATTTTTCGGAAGAGGATGTGGAATTTGCCGACCGTTCGGAATTACGCCGTATCGCCGGAAATATCGAAAAGCTATTGACTCGATTGTGCCGTTCGTTCTCTTTGGGTAATGTGATTAAAAACGGGGTCCCCGTGGCGATTGTCGGGAATACCAATGTGGGGAAAAGTACCTTGCTCAATACTTTGTTAAAAGAAGACAAGGCGATTGTATCGGATGTCGCCGGAACAACGCGGGATACTATCGAAGACACGATCAATTTGCAGGGAATAGCTTTCCGTTTTATCGATACGGCGGGTATACGCCATACGGATGATATTGTGGAGAATATCGGAATCGAGCGTACGTTTGCCAAAATAGGGGAGGCCAGTGTTGTTTTGTTATTGACGGATTTGAGCCGTGGGGCGGATTGTTTTGAAAGTTATTACAGTCAGGTAAAGGAAAAGATTTCTCCGGAAGCCGAATTACTGATTGTGTTGAATAAAACAGATAAAGCCCAGGATATATTGACCACTCTCGAAACGATCAAATTACTGACCTCCGGCGAGAAAATCATTGCCATTTCAGCTAAAACAGGCGCGAACCTGGAACAGCTTACCGACGAATTGGTGAATACCGTAAATACGCATGCACTCCACACGGGAGACGTGATTGTCAGCAATATTCGCCATTATGAAGCGCTTTCCCATGCGCGGGATGCCGTTATCCGGGCCATTGCCGGCCTCGATTCGGGTTTAAGCG